In Bradyrhizobium paxllaeri, the genomic stretch TAGACCAGCAACTGCGCTGCCAGCCTGATGCCGGCGTCGCGGCAGGCGATGGCGGTGGTGGCCGCCAGATTGCCGCCCGCGCTGTCGCCGGCAACGCCGACGCGCGCGGCATCGCCGCCGAATTCGGCGATACGGGCGACGACGTCCTTGACCGCTGCGAAGGCATCCTCGAATGCGCCGGGAAAGCGCACTTCGGGCGGGCGGCGATAATCGACGGAGACCACGACCGCGCCGGTCTCGATCGCGAGCCAGCGCGCCTGCCGGTCATGGGTCTCGAGATCGCCGGCGACCCAGCCGCCGCCATGGAAGAACACCACCGTCGGCGATTTGTCGCTCGAGTTCCGGTAGACCCGCGCGGCCAGGAAACCGGCTGCGCCTTTCACCTTGATGTCCTCCGCGCTCATCACCGGTGGCGGCGGAACCGCCGCGCGCGAGGCCGCCAATGCGCGCAGTGCCTCGCGCGCGCTAAGCGGCGTCATCGACGTGGGATCGCGCAACGGCAGCAGCGGGATGATCTGGGCGACGACGGGATCGAGCGGTGGAATCATGGGTGCCTCGCAGGGAACGGTGGAATG encodes the following:
- a CDS encoding alpha/beta hydrolase gives rise to the protein MIPPLDPVVAQIIPLLPLRDPTSMTPLSAREALRALAASRAAVPPPPVMSAEDIKVKGAAGFLAARVYRNSSDKSPTVVFFHGGGWVAGDLETHDRQARWLAIETGAVVVSVDYRRPPEVRFPGAFEDAFAAVKDVVARIAEFGGDAARVGVAGDSAGGNLAATTAIACRDAGIRLAAQLLVYPVTDVAGNFADAKENARFPSRAENADGYFLTRATMEWFCGHYLEDSAHGTDWRVSPLRAKNLASVAPAIVCTAWFDPLRDEGKAYADALKAAGVPTSYYDGLGLIHGYFGLGEASETAKHEAQRARADFKALLEKGVAA